TCTCTTACTGCCCAATTTAAAATCTCACTATCACTCATTTTGCGATCGACATCGCGCACACAAGCAACATCATGACCAGAATCTAGTAATAAACTCAATACAGATCCACTTGCATTCATATCAAGTAAAAACCTCATGATTATGATGCAACCGTCCTTTCAATAATCTCCTCATTAGCTACTAGCCGATAAGCATAGAGTAACGCCGCATAAATATCAGCTATTTCTAAATCTGGATAATCCTCCAAGATTTCTTGCATCGCAGATCCCTTAGACAAAAGCTCTAAAATCATCGCCACAGAAATTCTCATCCCGCGAATTATTGGCTTGCCACCTAAAATATTGTGATCGAAAGTAATTCTTGATAACAGTGATTCATTAGTAACTGACATAAATCGATCCTCTATTTTTCAATATAAGAAAACATATTGCTTTCGTTCAAATAAATTAGGATATGTTGCACTTTGTGAGAGTGTTTTGCGGGATGTGCGATCGCACTCATCATATTTCTTGTCATGATTTATGCACCAAATGCCATTTCAAACAATGGTTAATATCGTTAATTGCATCCTCTATTCTCCAACGAAATTCAGTTTGACAACGGAGTTCACGAAGAAGAATAGGCTTGACAAGATGCTTTTCTAGTCGTTGCTTTGTCCTTGCAACATAGGCTAGTCCCAAACAGGCATTAGCTCGGACTTTGTCACTTGGGTGATCGGCTAGACGTAAACATATATTCTGTGCATATTTCCAGTCTGGAAAACTTTCACCCACTGCCAATGGTAAGACTAGAAGCTCTTCCGTCGTTCCATAACTTAATAAATTCTCGATTTTCTCCTTACTGTTAAGGATAGGAAGAAGTTTATATATGCGTGGTTGTTCGGCTTCTAAACTGCTCATTAGAGTAATAATTTCAATGCAAAAACTACTTGAATAACTATCTCAAAGTTTAGCAAGATAAATATCTATTAGACTGAAAGTTCCTGCTTAATCTACCGAATAGGTTCATTGAAAATAACTGTTCATTAACAGACGCTACAAGATCGTTTCATCGTCTGAATCTGCTGGTCGCTGCCGTCGCGTCCATGAGCCTCCAACACGTTCACGAATAGCCAGCCAACCTGAAGGAAGATCCGCTACTTCAAGAACTGTCGGATCGAGACGAGTAATCTCCTCCAAACACACGAGCTTTGCGTCTGAAACTGATGCGTCGGAAATCCCAATGAACTGCCAGCCATGATCTTCGGCATCATGAGACACTAAAAGAATCGGCTCAGTGCCATCCAAAACTTGTCTCATCGTAAGTGTGGCACAATTCCGAGGTTGGTCGAACGGCCAAATGTTTGTCGAGTTCTTGTTCACGTTGTATTTAGACAGAAAGTTGTAGCTATTATTTACTTGTGGTAATTGCGCCTAAACGATCGCCAAAAGGAAAAAACCTAATAGTCGCTTTACCGATCACATTTTCCTTGGGTAGAAATCCCCAAATATGCGAATCATTACTGTGATTGCGATTGTCACCCATCATCCAATAATGACCTTTGGGCACAGTCACAGGACGCATCATATATTTGGGTGCTTCCGCAATATATGGCTCATCGAGAGGTTCATCATTACGATAGACTTTGCCACCACGTACCGCAATGCGATCGCCTTCGATGCCAATCAAACGTTTGATATAGGCTTTAGTATTGTCCTCAATCGCAGGAGACTTAGGCGGATAGAAAATCAAAATATCGCTGCGTTGAGGTTCTTGCCAATGTTGGGATATTTTATCGACTAAGATGCGATCGCCTACTTGCAAAGTTGGCTCCATTGAGCCAGAAGGAATGAAGCGCGGCTCGACAATAAAAGTCCGCAAAAATAAGGCGATCGCAAGGGCAATGACAAAAATCCGAATGGTTTCGCCATGTTGTTGCCACCAAGGTTTAATGGGAACTTGCGGATCGAGCTTAATTTCTGTGGACATGTATCAATTTTTGTGAGAGGACAAATCTTTCTCCCTCTCCCAAAGGGAGAAGGATCTGGGGGGTGAGTCTAATATTTAGGAACGTTTAAATTACCAGCGCGATTGTCAAGTGGCCAGTAGCGAAACATCGCTCGACCAACTAGATTCTCTTCGGGCATAAATCCCCATGCATGGGAATCCAAACTGTTATTGCGATTATCGCCCATCACCCAATATTTTCCATTTGGCACAGTGAAAAATGGATGATCTTTACCAGATTGGACATTATCAGGACGGAAGCATTTGGGGCAGAGAGCATCGTCTTGAGTTGGCAAAGTGTAGTTTGGCGGTGCAGCAATGTATGGCTCATTTAGCGGCGCATCATTTATAAAGACTTTGCCATCATGAATACTGATGCGATCGCCTGGCACACCAATCACTCGTTTGATATATACCTTAGAAGCATCAGGGACAATAGGATTAATCGGTGGATTAAATACGATAATTTCGCCGCGCTCAGGTTTGCGCCAACGGATCGAAAGCTTATCAATAATTAGGCGATCATCAATTAATAAAGTTGGCTCCATCGAGCTTGAGGGAATATAACGCGGCTCTGCAACAAATACCCGCACCCCAACGGCCAACAAAATTGCCACTGTGACAGTGGGTAAATTATCGAGCAAGAAATTTTTGACTGAATTTTCTTGTTTTGGAACAGGAGGTGCTTGCTTAGGATCGGTTGGAGGATTAACTGGTGAATCATCAGTGCGATCGCTAGAATTATCAGATGACATATAAATGCTCGCGGAATATGTACTTATCTTAAAGCCTGTTAAGCAAGTGTGACGTGAAGTGCCGCACTTGCTACTTTTTCAAGGCACTGGGAACTTCAATTGCATGATCGCCAGACAGGTTAAACTCTTGATGAATAACTTTCAGTGCTTGTTCCGCTTGATGATCACGCACCACACAGCTAACTTTAATCTCGGATGTGGCGATCATCTCAATATTAATGTTTGCATCCGCAAGAGCGCTAAACATGCGTGCAGCAATTCCCGACTGATAGATCATATTTGCACCGACAATACTGACTTTGCTAATGTCACCATCGCAGGTAACTTCACCATAGCCGAGAACTTTAGCATATTGTTTCAGCGCTGTTTCGGCTTTAGCAAGATCGGCGATCGCTACAGTAAAGGCAATCTCATTAACATCTCGATCAGACTGCGACTGCACAATCATATCCAAGCTAATGTTTTGTTCGACCAGTTGCTCAAGGATTTTCGCAGCCATGCCTGGGCGGTCGGGTACTTGCTGTACTGCAATTCTGGCGCGATTACGATCTAAAGCTACTCCGCGCACAGGCGAAATATCTGAGCTATTT
This window of the Pseudanabaena sp. BC1403 genome carries:
- a CDS encoding DUF433 domain-containing protein; the encoded protein is MSVTNESLLSRITFDHNILGGKPIIRGMRISVAMILELLSKGSAMQEILEDYPDLEIADIYAALLYAYRLVANEEIIERTVAS
- the lepB gene encoding signal peptidase I; its protein translation is MSTEIKLDPQVPIKPWWQQHGETIRIFVIALAIALFLRTFIVEPRFIPSGSMEPTLQVGDRILVDKISQHWQEPQRSDILIFYPPKSPAIEDNTKAYIKRLIGIEGDRIAVRGGKVYRNDEPLDEPYIAEAPKYMMRPVTVPKGHYWMMGDNRNHSNDSHIWGFLPKENVIGKATIRFFPFGDRLGAITTSK
- the lepB gene encoding signal peptidase I; amino-acid sequence: MSSDNSSDRTDDSPVNPPTDPKQAPPVPKQENSVKNFLLDNLPTVTVAILLAVGVRVFVAEPRYIPSSSMEPTLLIDDRLIIDKLSIRWRKPERGEIIVFNPPINPIVPDASKVYIKRVIGVPGDRISIHDGKVFINDAPLNEPYIAAPPNYTLPTQDDALCPKCFRPDNVQSGKDHPFFTVPNGKYWVMGDNRNNSLDSHAWGFMPEENLVGRAMFRYWPLDNRAGNLNVPKY